GCGCTGGCCGGCGGCGCTTTCAATGATCACTATTTTGATTGGCTGGGGAGTGCTCAATAACAATATTGGGTTGCGCGCGGCATCAACATTTTCGCCGGCACCGGGTATAAATTCGATACGGTTGATTACCTACAACGTACATAACTTTAAACGCTTTGGGTCAAAAAACGATGTATCCACCAAGCACGAGATCCTGGAACTTATTAATGATCAAAAGCCCGATATTATCGGTTTCCAGGAGTTTTATACCCGCTACAAAGGCGAGTATGATATGCGCGACTCCATCGTAAAAATAATGGGAGCCAAAAACTATTATTTCGAGCCGCTTAACTTCAATAGCTCAGAAGCAATAGGGATGGCCATTTTCTCCAAGTATCCCATTGTAGCCAAGGGCTTAATCCAGCTGGCTGCCGACAGGTCATCGGCAAACCAGTGTTTGTACATCGATGTAAAAAAAGGCGAAAAAACATTCAGGGTTTACAGTCTTCATTTGCAATCGATAAGATTTAACCCCGAGGATTATAAATACCTGGATAGCGTATCAAAAAAAGGGAAAACGGATATGCAAGCAACTAAAAGACTTGGCGGCAAACTAAAAACAGCATTTATAAAGCGGAGCGAACAGGTTTTCAAAATAAAGGCACATGCCGCGCAATGTCCATACCCCTATGTCATATCCGGCGATTTTAACGATACACCTACATCCTTTGCAGTTAACCAAATGGCAAAAGGGCTTAAAAATGCATTCCGCGAAAAAGGGGCCGGTTTTGGGCGCACCTATAATGGCGACTTCCCCAATTACCAGATAGATTACATTATGGTGAGCCCGCAGTTTGATGTGGCATCGTACCTAATCATCGAAAAAAAGCTTTCTGATCACTTTCCGCTGCGGAGCGATTTGATGTTGAATTAAATATCGGGCATGAAAATTCTGGTCACAGGTTCATCCGGTCAGTTAGGTTCGGCCACCGTAAAACATTTAAAGGCGTTTGGCCACCATATTACCGGCGTCGATGTAATACCCGCAGCTACCACGGATGATATCATCGACATAAAAAACAAAAGCGAGACCGAAAACCTTTGCCGTGGGTTTGATGCCATTATTCATACTGCAGCCGTACATGGCAAGCACTATGAGCTTAATTACCCAAGGGAAGCTTTTATACAAACAAATATTATAGGTACGCTTAATTTACTTAATGCCTGTGTTAAACATGGTGTAAACAGGTTTTTGTATACCAGCACAACATCCATTTATGGCAGCGCCTTAATTGACCATGAAAAGGCAGTTTGGGTGGATGAAAACCTGCCCGAAAAACCACGCGATATTTATGATATTACCAAGCAAACTACCGAGCAGCTTTGCAAAGATTTTTTTTATAAAGAAGGCCTGCAAACATCAGTATACCGGGTTGGGCGTTTTTTGCCCGAGGAGGATAACCTAAAAATAAACCACCGGATTTATAGGGGGCTGGATGAGCGTGACGGCGCCGAAGCATTACGGTTGGCATTGGGTATAACATTTGCTGATTTTGAAATTTTCAATATTTCAAGTGGGTCGCCATTTGGTAAGGATGATCTGGTGCAGCTTAAATACAACCCTGAAGGAGTTATCCTTAAATTTTTCCCGGAAGCCAAAGATATCTATCGGCGTAAAAACTGGTTTTTCCCAGAAAGTATTGATCGTGTTTATGTTTGCAATAAAGCAAAACAGATTTTGGGCTATCAGCCTCAATTTGATTTCGAATATTTACTGCATCAATAAAGATAGTATCACTTGGGTGTAAGCTTTAATAATCGGGCTGCCTGCATTAGCTAAAAATTGAAAAAATCGTAAGTTTGCCCTCATGAAACAAAAATTGTTTGTTTACAATACTTTATCCCGCAAAAAAGAAGAATTTAAGGCCCTTAATGCCCCGCATGTGGGCATGTACGTGTGTGGCCCAACTGTTTACAGCGATGTGCATTTGGGTAACTGCCGTACCTATATATCTTTCGATCTGATGTTTCGTTACCTTAACCATTTAGGGTACAAGGTGCGCTATGTACGTAACGTAACTGATGCCGGCCACCTGGAAGGCGATGCCGGCGACGAAGGCGAAGATAAAATTTCAAAAAAAGCAAAACTGGCCCAACTGGAGCCCATGGAAATTGTACAAAAGTATACCGTAGGTTTTCATGATGTAATGCAGATACTGAACACGCTGCCGCCAAGTATTGAACCAACGGCTACCGGCCATATTATTGAGCAGATAGAAATGGTAAAAGTTATTCTTGAAAAAGGATATGCTTACGAAGTAGACGGATCGGTTTATTTTGATGTTGAAAAATATAACAAAACCAAAGATTACGGCGTGCTGAGCGGCCGCAACCTGGAAGATTTACTGAATAACACCCGCACGCTGGGCGGTCAGCAGGAAAAACACGGCAAGCTTGATTTTGCCCTGTGGATAAAAGCCAAGCCCGAGCACCTGATGAAATGGCCATCTCCCTGGGGTGTGGGCTTCCCGGGCTGGCACCTGGAATGCTCGGCCATGAGTCAGAAATATTTGGGCGACCAGTTTGATATTCATGGAGGCGGACTGGATCTTGTGCCAACCCACCATACCAATGAGATAGCCCAGCATGTTGCCTGCTGCGGTAAAAACCCGGCCAATTACTGGGTGCATACCAATATGCTTACCGTGAACGGCCAAAAAATGTCGAAATCATTAGGGAACAGCTTTTTGCCCCATGAACTTTTCAGCGGCGAAAACTCTATCCTGAATAAGGGTTACAGCCCCATGACTGTACGTTTTTTTATGCTGCAGGCACATTACCGTAGTACGCTTGATTTTGGCAATGATGCTATGGAGGCCTCTGAAAAAGGATTTAAGCGATTGATGAACGCCTATGCCTTACTGGATGGTTTAAAGGTATCAGGCAGTACCGAAATTGAAATAGAGCCCCTGCTGGAGCGCTGCTATGCTGCAATGAATGATGATTTTAACAGCCCGGTATTGATTGCCGAACTGTTTGAAGCATCGCGTATCATCAACTCGGTACATGACGGCAAAATGAAGATTAACGAAGTTAACCTTGGCTTGCTTAAAAACCTCATGAAAACATTTGTGCAGGATGTTTTAGGGCTTAAAGATGAACAGGCGGACAACGACGATTTGCCTAAAATACTGAACCTGATAGTTGAACTCCGCAACGAAGCCAAGGCAAATAAAGATTATGCCACCAGTGATAAAATACGTGAAGGCCTGTCAAAAGTAGGGTTTCAGCTAAAGGATAGCAAAGAAGGCACGCTCTGGAGTAAAAGTTAAAGAGGGAGTATCAAGTAGTTAGTATCAGGTATCAAGACTTTGGAACGGGGGAACAGGAACAAAAACCTCCATTTGTCCCTGTTCCTATACAATCCTTAAAGCGAGTTATAATACGTGAACAGTTTGGCCAGGTCGCGGTCGCTTTTAAAATCAGTTTTATTGATTTTTATGAAGGCTTGTACCTGGTCTGCTTTATCGGCCAGGGCGACTGCGATTGTTTTTGGATTTAGTTTAACCCGGCTTATTTTATTATCTGCAAACAAGTAATAAACAGCATCGCGCATAGCAAATGTTTTGGTAGTGGTTGCCGAATTGAAGGCCTGGTTGGAATGAATCACTTTTTTATAACGTTTTAGCAGCTTTGCTTTTCCATCGGCAATTACCTGGTAAAAGGAGTTTTCTGATTGTTCGTCAATAGCCGGGTAACCATTGCTGAAGATGAGTGGGGCGAGAGAACTTTCATCTATTGAGCCAATATCAAACCGGAAGCTTTTAACTGGTGCAACAAAGGCAAGGGCCATAGAATCCCTCGGGCTTTGAAATATTGGCTCGTCTTTTACAACATCATATTTCAACTTTGCAGCTATTGTTTTACCATTTGCAAAAGCCACGGTGCCCGGCAACCAGT
The genomic region above belongs to Mucilaginibacter sp. KACC 22773 and contains:
- a CDS encoding endonuclease/exonuclease/phosphatase family protein, whose protein sequence is MKNKKSGLGFIDKVFLWINLLLCVALLLSYLAPSVNPKTFWLIAFFGLAYPPILLLNVIMMLVWLLRWRWPAALSMITILIGWGVLNNNIGLRAASTFSPAPGINSIRLITYNVHNFKRFGSKNDVSTKHEILELINDQKPDIIGFQEFYTRYKGEYDMRDSIVKIMGAKNYYFEPLNFNSSEAIGMAIFSKYPIVAKGLIQLAADRSSANQCLYIDVKKGEKTFRVYSLHLQSIRFNPEDYKYLDSVSKKGKTDMQATKRLGGKLKTAFIKRSEQVFKIKAHAAQCPYPYVISGDFNDTPTSFAVNQMAKGLKNAFREKGAGFGRTYNGDFPNYQIDYIMVSPQFDVASYLIIEKKLSDHFPLRSDLMLN
- a CDS encoding NAD-dependent epimerase/dehydratase family protein encodes the protein MKILVTGSSGQLGSATVKHLKAFGHHITGVDVIPAATTDDIIDIKNKSETENLCRGFDAIIHTAAVHGKHYELNYPREAFIQTNIIGTLNLLNACVKHGVNRFLYTSTTSIYGSALIDHEKAVWVDENLPEKPRDIYDITKQTTEQLCKDFFYKEGLQTSVYRVGRFLPEEDNLKINHRIYRGLDERDGAEALRLALGITFADFEIFNISSGSPFGKDDLVQLKYNPEGVILKFFPEAKDIYRRKNWFFPESIDRVYVCNKAKQILGYQPQFDFEYLLHQ
- the cysS gene encoding cysteine--tRNA ligase encodes the protein MKQKLFVYNTLSRKKEEFKALNAPHVGMYVCGPTVYSDVHLGNCRTYISFDLMFRYLNHLGYKVRYVRNVTDAGHLEGDAGDEGEDKISKKAKLAQLEPMEIVQKYTVGFHDVMQILNTLPPSIEPTATGHIIEQIEMVKVILEKGYAYEVDGSVYFDVEKYNKTKDYGVLSGRNLEDLLNNTRTLGGQQEKHGKLDFALWIKAKPEHLMKWPSPWGVGFPGWHLECSAMSQKYLGDQFDIHGGGLDLVPTHHTNEIAQHVACCGKNPANYWVHTNMLTVNGQKMSKSLGNSFLPHELFSGENSILNKGYSPMTVRFFMLQAHYRSTLDFGNDAMEASEKGFKRLMNAYALLDGLKVSGSTEIEIEPLLERCYAAMNDDFNSPVLIAELFEASRIINSVHDGKMKINEVNLGLLKNLMKTFVQDVLGLKDEQADNDDLPKILNLIVELRNEAKANKDYATSDKIREGLSKVGFQLKDSKEGTLWSKS